The genomic window GGACAACAATGCGAGGGAGGCGCTCATCAGCTTCTGGGTGGGGGATCCATCTATTAAATCTGTATCCTTCACGGTGTCCATCGAAGGGCAGCTCGTCAGGGAATGGGAGCAGCCGGTGGCGCAGGGGATGAACCGCACAAGCTGGAACTTGCAGTGGGCTGGTCAGGCGATTTACGGGCCGCTGATGAGTCCGGTGTTGGAACAGCCCCTGGCTGCGCCCGGTCGCTATCAGCTGCAAATGACGGCCGGCGAGATCTCGCAAACACGGGATCTCACGCTCCTTGCGGATCCAAAGGTGAGCTTTGACGCCGAACACTACGCTGACAATCTGGCATTCCGGCAGAAAATCGAGTCTCTCCAACGCCAGTCAAAGGATGTTTTGCAGGTATTGGAATGTATGGAGTTGCAGCTGACCGGCATGGAAGGGAAGCTTGCGCCGTCGGCCGTTGCGGATCTTCAGCAAGATATCGTGGATGTCTGGGAACTCATAGATTTTCGGGACTTTCAGGGGGTGATCAGTGATTCAGACCGCTTGTCCCACCGCTTGAATCAGGCGTTTTACTATACCCATTCGCCCTACGAAGCTCTTACGAGCAATGATCGCAACTTGGGGCAGTCCCTCGAGAAGCAAACCCAGCGCGTCCTGGAGGCTTTCAGCAGTCTCGTGACGGAGGCATGGATGCCCCGGACGGGGGCTCTTGATCTCTCGGATGCCGGGGCGGCCGGCGACCGCTGTTGTATAGAATCGGGGGACTTAAAACACCCAGCTGTGAATCAGTCTGCCCGGTGCAAGCGTGAATAGCCCCGCGACCACCAGGGCAAGGACATAGAGTCTGACCATCACTTTGCGGTGGGTCTGCCAGTCCCCGCGCCGCGCTGCCAGCCAGCCCTTAGGGACACTATAGGCAACCACAATGCAGAGCAGATGAATGGGGCCGAAGTGCCCAAGAACGGTGGGACCCAACTGAGCGGGCAGGGCGAGGGCAGTGCCCGCCGTGAACAGCATGAGTAATAGGTAGGAACGCCCCAGCATTCGATGTAACGGCGTGCCTTTCTTCAGTACAAGCATCGTTGTGCCAAGAAGAAATGCCGCGCAGACCGTGATGAGGTGCGTGAAGACAATCGTCGTGTAATTCAATGTGCCAGTCTCTCCGTTACGGTGTCTTAAGTCTCAATCCACCTCAATCCCTCAATCCCTCAATCCCGCAGAATCGCCAGGGCGGCAGCCGCACTGTCCAGCTGGCTGTCCCCCAAGGCATTGGTGAGACGCGCCCCCAGTTCATTAACGGTGGTGAGCGCCTCGTCAAGGCGGCTGCGCCCCGTCCTGGTGAGGGCAACGAGACTCACCCGAGCGTCCCGTTCGCTGACGTCTCGTTCCACCAGGCCTATCTTCTCCATGGGCTTCAGAAGTCGGGTAACCCCCGATGCCGTGCGGCCGATGGCACTGGCCAGATCCACCCGGCGCATACGCTGATCGGGGGAGGAGGCCAGCTGATAAAGCACCATGAATTCCACGTAACCGATGCCATGTACTGCGCCAAGACTGTGGTCGATGCGTGCCGAAAGGCGTTCGCTGGCGAGCCATAGCTCCACCAGGGTTTTGCCTCGAGGATTGAGTGTTTTCATAGTGGGTCTCCTTAAAAGAGTACATGATGCGTGATATATGCTTGATTAGTCAATGATAAATGAATGATTACTCCGGTATTATTGAAGTTTCGGTATGAGTGCTTACTAATCCCCATGGGTATGCTTTGCCAGCCCTGGGAGGAAATCGCCGCGCGGTGTATCCTTTGCCCATGAGCGAAGAGCCCAATAAAACCCCCGTGACGCCGGATTTTTCCCTTCATCACGACGATGTGCAGATGGATGCTGTGCGGGCAAGCGGAGCGGGCGGCCAAAACGTCAACAAGGTGTCTACGGCGGTGCATTTGCGCTTTGATATCAATCGCGCACGGATCCCCGAGCGGGTCCGTCAGAAGCTTCTGCGTAGCCGCGATAGCCGTATCAGCGACGACGGCGTGCTGGTGCTCAAGGCGCAGCGCTTCCGTACTCAGGGAAAGAACCGCGAGGACGCCATAGAGCGCCTGGTGGAGCTCCTGCGGGAGGCGAGTTTTGTGCCCAAGGCGCGGCGCGCCACCCGGCCGACGCGGGCGTCCAAGGAGCGACGACTAAAGCGAAAAGATATAAATAGTAAAAACAAGGCCTTACGAAAGAAACCGCAAGTTGATTAGTGGCTTTGGGGCGGGTAAAGTCGCTGCCTTCTCACAACCTCAATGGACTGACTGATGCCCACACCCCGTAACCTGGATCGCCTGAACGCCAATCTTCCTGTGTTTATGAAGCTTTTTGATGGGAAAGTTGCTGAGTTTGATGTCGAGGATGGAACAGCAACGCTGACCTTTACCGTCGGTGAGAATCTCTGTCACTCCGGTGACGTGGTGCAGGGAGGCTTTGTCACGGCCATGCTTGATGCGGCTATGAGCCATGCGGTCTTTGGCTACGATGACACGGTCGCGAATTTGTCGTCCCTTGAGATCAGCACGCGATATCTCGAAGCCACCCGGGCTGGCTTTCTCACCGCCGTCGGTCGTATCGTGCGGCTTTCTCACAAAACCGCGTTTCTGGACGGCCAATTGTTCAACGCCGACGGCCATCTCCTGGCGACCACCCAGAGCGTCGCAAAGATCTACCGCAAGGCAAAGGAAGCATGACCGCCGGCTGCGCATTGTGGATCTCAGGCACTGACGCTTGTGTGCGGTCGCTTTAACGTCAGTTCTACGCCGGGCCTCCAGGCCCTGCTGGACAGCCTCGGGGTGAACCTCGTGCTGCCCCCGCCGACCTTCAACGTAGCGCCCACGG from Congregibacter litoralis KT71 includes these protein-coding regions:
- a CDS encoding DUF2306 domain-containing protein; amino-acid sequence: MNYTTIVFTHLITVCAAFLLGTTMLVLKKGTPLHRMLGRSYLLLMLFTAGTALALPAQLGPTVLGHFGPIHLLCIVVAYSVPKGWLAARRGDWQTHRKVMVRLYVLALVVAGLFTLAPGRLIHSWVF
- a CDS encoding MarR family winged helix-turn-helix transcriptional regulator; this translates as MKTLNPRGKTLVELWLASERLSARIDHSLGAVHGIGYVEFMVLYQLASSPDQRMRRVDLASAIGRTASGVTRLLKPMEKIGLVERDVSERDARVSLVALTRTGRSRLDEALTTVNELGARLTNALGDSQLDSAAAALAILRD
- the arfB gene encoding alternative ribosome rescue aminoacyl-tRNA hydrolase ArfB: MSEEPNKTPVTPDFSLHHDDVQMDAVRASGAGGQNVNKVSTAVHLRFDINRARIPERVRQKLLRSRDSRISDDGVLVLKAQRFRTQGKNREDAIERLVELLREASFVPKARRATRPTRASKERRLKRKDINSKNKALRKKPQVD
- a CDS encoding PaaI family thioesterase is translated as MPTPRNLDRLNANLPVFMKLFDGKVAEFDVEDGTATLTFTVGENLCHSGDVVQGGFVTAMLDAAMSHAVFGYDDTVANLSSLEISTRYLEATRAGFLTAVGRIVRLSHKTAFLDGQLFNADGHLLATTQSVAKIYRKAKEA